A single genomic interval of Salinarchaeum sp. IM2453 harbors:
- a CDS encoding type II secretion system F family protein codes for MSDEFRQNAKNRSEQKVRKLFARHAAQPRHTRYQDLFRRAKLDCSFEAYISWVYAVSWVIFLVITGSTAVISGLQLTQLVVGVGLGIIGKYGTVKLGHQYLRWRETARRVDIDRTLPGAARYLSVLATGDLELEDMLQNVAKNDQVYGETATEVQTVLNRASLTGNLDKAIRSVARDTPSDALGPFLIKLHDHAKQGDEELQSYLQTEAQMLSHRRSQNRKRRHGLLELVAELFVILLVLPALFVIVISVLSVLTAGLNQLVMTPVGEIPLQTFLIYGGAASIIFIGVVIILTVETLKPPEQLRSFDRPEGTWDIINDSSENPASALVVWTPVAVILGSCLWMVGGISGTTATLVYSIWALPIGAVAIRRKRIDDAKDRELKEFIHAVAGHINLGRPFPKAVEYEAREIGQPPIKTEISDLAFNTQLTTHKGSVQHGALDRFGNQIGTALARQTVDLLSGALAAGSNFEEIFDALETEVGRLYQEKRSLQESMQVYIAIGWATALLIIVVVVAVNQYIIEGFTQVTAVAEADPTIAVGQRGIDQDGMKQQFYILTQATMITCGWFAGVASQDRYVALLHSGLLVLVCYTVFAGVGVI; via the coding sequence GTGAGCGACGAATTTAGACAGAACGCTAAGAACCGAAGTGAACAAAAGGTTCGTAAATTATTCGCAAGACACGCAGCACAACCACGACATACTCGGTATCAGGATTTATTTCGAAGGGCGAAGCTTGATTGTAGTTTTGAAGCATATATCTCTTGGGTGTATGCCGTTTCATGGGTAATTTTCTTGGTAATCACTGGATCAACAGCGGTGATCAGTGGTCTGCAGTTAACACAACTTGTGGTCGGTGTAGGGCTTGGTATCATTGGTAAATATGGGACAGTCAAATTAGGTCACCAATACCTTCGGTGGCGTGAAACAGCACGGCGAGTGGATATCGACCGTACATTGCCAGGTGCTGCACGATATCTTAGCGTACTCGCAACAGGAGATCTTGAGCTGGAAGACATGCTTCAAAACGTTGCAAAAAACGATCAAGTGTACGGAGAGACAGCAACTGAGGTTCAAACGGTTCTCAATAGAGCTTCGTTGACCGGAAACTTGGATAAAGCAATTCGGTCCGTCGCGCGAGATACACCGTCAGATGCTCTTGGACCGTTCCTGATTAAGTTACATGACCATGCCAAGCAAGGCGACGAGGAGTTACAGTCATATCTGCAGACGGAGGCACAAATGCTCAGTCACCGGCGATCCCAAAACCGGAAGCGACGACATGGCTTGCTTGAATTGGTTGCTGAGTTATTCGTGATACTACTCGTACTACCTGCATTATTTGTGATTGTTATCTCTGTATTGAGTGTGCTCACAGCCGGATTAAACCAGTTAGTAATGACACCAGTTGGAGAAATACCATTACAGACATTCCTCATATACGGTGGGGCAGCTAGTATCATTTTCATTGGTGTAGTGATAATATTAACAGTTGAGACACTCAAACCGCCGGAACAGTTACGGTCATTTGATCGACCAGAAGGAACCTGGGATATTATTAATGATAGTTCAGAGAATCCAGCCAGTGCCTTGGTTGTTTGGACCCCAGTAGCGGTCATACTTGGGAGCTGTCTATGGATGGTTGGTGGGATTTCGGGTACAACAGCTACATTAGTATACAGTATATGGGCACTTCCAATTGGAGCAGTAGCAATACGACGAAAGCGAATTGATGACGCTAAAGATAGGGAACTTAAAGAATTTATCCACGCTGTTGCTGGACACATTAATCTTGGTAGGCCATTTCCAAAGGCGGTTGAATATGAGGCAAGAGAAATTGGACAACCGCCAATCAAAACGGAGATTTCAGACCTAGCGTTTAACACGCAGTTAACCACGCACAAAGGAAGCGTCCAGCACGGAGCATTGGATCGTTTTGGAAATCAAATTGGAACAGCGCTTGCACGGCAGACAGTTGACCTTCTATCTGGGGCATTAGCAGCTGGAAGTAATTTCGAAGAGATTTTTGATGCACTTGAAACAGAGGTTGGGCGCCTCTATCAAGAAAAGCGATCACTCCAAGAATCGATGCAGGTATACATTGCTATTGGATGGGCCACAGCTCTGTTAATTATCGTCGTTGTTGTAGCAGTGAATCAATACATTATTGAAGGATTTACGCAGGTAACAGCAGTGGCGGAAGCTGACCCAACGATTGCTGTCGGTCAAAGAGGCATTGATCAGGATGGGATGAAACAACAATTCTATATTCTTACTCAAGCGACAATGATCACTTGTGGTTGGTTTGCTGGGGTTGCAAGTCAAGATCGATATGTTGCTCTATTGCACTCCGGGTTGCTTGTGCTTGTGTGCTATACTGTTTTTGCGGGGGTTGGTGTAATATGA
- a CDS encoding type II/IV secretion system ATPase subunit produces the protein MQLPVTVPPPEPPESRKAWYAPNILEQYELVSGTVVTIRQDNEGIQYNVREPLLTNEEREWVNSLESGTEDSLRGRPLTKEGIEQRMTETELNEATKQRIRNYEPAAQRRLRYFALRDRYAVGEVTPLAIDQNIKMADVDDKTLFVQTERYAPVETEFSSTDTYISRCFSRQLASYTVDFCDYEIPVVIYKEQIIGRDTFTIKYAVREPTLQEREKRLIEECKDRIWKTSVDGIIEDRTEYIKTKARDIFRQLNKSQSTTDGIRRRIQSLIAASGPKSDAEDPELSEQRISALVYYILRDFIGEGKLTIPIRDPQLEDIEANKVGERIKVVPRTTVAEGKRIPTNLQFDDEQEFTNIVTQIAASDGAELTASNPSAKVNLEPAEVEDDVTIRCAVGLPVISEGGPHVSIRKQAFRSLTPIDLIQQDTMPQELVALLWMLHEHRGVILYSGSTGVGKTTLMNAHMPFIRFDDRAIAIDGGSREVRLPHETGVELSTKEYGPDQEDITMASLMTECNYLNPDVEIIAEINTPESFRTYAESINTGHGLIGTVHADDPETLVNRMVEQGISPHLLQEIDLVVFPRHIDGERYVGEVIEFLNPNEFEAVDGPGGEIVKGETRVCWNRICIRDEEGAFRFAYSHPQLGDQKPVQTSTKEPEPRLRHSAFEPADKVEHAGANTDEPSCDMRIFHQIADQTDRSVQAVEAEFHKKLRYTNYLTRSNISDFKTLFEFLADLQTDETATVERLQRMNSGEKA, from the coding sequence ATGCAGTTGCCGGTGACAGTTCCCCCGCCGGAGCCCCCAGAAAGCCGTAAGGCATGGTACGCACCTAATATTTTGGAACAGTACGAATTAGTCTCAGGAACCGTTGTTACGATTAGACAGGATAATGAAGGGATTCAGTACAATGTTCGTGAGCCGTTACTAACCAACGAAGAAAGAGAGTGGGTCAACAGTTTAGAATCAGGTACTGAGGATTCTCTTCGAGGTCGGCCACTAACCAAAGAAGGAATTGAGCAGCGGATGACAGAGACGGAACTAAACGAAGCAACCAAACAACGAATTCGTAACTATGAACCAGCAGCCCAGCGTCGCTTACGATATTTTGCCCTTCGAGATAGATATGCAGTAGGTGAAGTCACTCCATTAGCAATCGATCAGAACATCAAGATGGCGGATGTCGATGATAAGACACTGTTTGTGCAGACAGAACGATATGCACCAGTTGAGACTGAGTTTAGCTCAACGGACACATATATTAGCCGGTGTTTTAGTAGGCAACTAGCAAGTTACACAGTTGATTTTTGTGACTACGAAATTCCGGTTGTCATTTATAAAGAGCAAATAATTGGAAGAGACACGTTCACGATCAAATACGCAGTCAGAGAGCCAACGTTACAAGAGCGAGAAAAAAGGTTGATCGAAGAATGCAAAGACCGAATTTGGAAGACAAGCGTCGATGGTATAATCGAGGATCGAACAGAATACATCAAAACAAAAGCACGTGATATTTTCAGACAGTTAAATAAAAGCCAAAGTACAACAGACGGAATTCGAAGACGGATTCAATCGTTGATTGCTGCTTCTGGACCTAAATCCGACGCGGAGGATCCAGAATTGTCAGAACAAAGGATCAGTGCATTGGTCTATTACATCCTCCGAGATTTTATTGGGGAGGGAAAGCTGACAATTCCAATTCGAGATCCACAATTGGAAGATATTGAAGCGAATAAAGTTGGAGAACGTATCAAGGTAGTTCCCCGAACGACAGTCGCTGAAGGTAAGCGAATTCCAACAAACCTGCAGTTTGATGATGAGCAGGAGTTTACAAACATTGTAACTCAGATTGCTGCATCAGACGGAGCAGAATTGACCGCATCAAATCCCAGTGCCAAGGTCAACCTAGAGCCTGCAGAAGTAGAGGATGATGTCACAATTCGTTGTGCAGTTGGTCTTCCAGTGATCAGTGAAGGAGGGCCTCACGTTTCAATACGAAAGCAGGCATTCAGATCCCTGACACCGATTGACTTAATTCAGCAAGATACCATGCCACAGGAGCTTGTCGCACTTCTGTGGATGCTACATGAGCATCGTGGAGTAATATTATACTCTGGATCGACAGGAGTCGGAAAGACGACCCTGATGAACGCTCATATGCCGTTTATTCGGTTTGACGATCGAGCAATAGCAATTGATGGAGGTTCTCGAGAAGTACGGCTGCCACATGAAACAGGAGTTGAACTATCAACCAAAGAGTATGGTCCGGATCAAGAAGATATTACGATGGCGTCACTAATGACGGAGTGTAACTATCTAAATCCGGATGTCGAGATAATTGCAGAAATTAATACACCAGAAAGTTTCAGAACATATGCTGAATCTATCAATACTGGCCATGGATTGATTGGAACAGTTCACGCGGATGATCCAGAAACACTGGTGAATAGGATGGTTGAACAAGGGATTTCCCCACACTTACTACAAGAGATTGATCTTGTGGTATTCCCCCGTCATATCGATGGTGAACGGTATGTAGGAGAGGTAATTGAATTCTTGAACCCGAACGAGTTCGAAGCTGTTGACGGACCCGGAGGAGAGATTGTCAAAGGAGAGACCAGAGTATGCTGGAATCGGATATGTATTCGTGACGAAGAAGGTGCATTCCGATTTGCCTATTCACATCCTCAACTAGGTGATCAGAAGCCGGTCCAAACCTCAACAAAAGAACCTGAGCCTCGATTACGCCATTCCGCATTTGAACCAGCAGATAAAGTGGAACACGCTGGAGCAAACACGGATGAGCCAAGTTGTGACATGCGGATATTTCATCAGATTGCAGACCAAACTGATCGATCAGTGCAGGCTGTCGAAGCAGAGTTTCACAAGAAACTCCGCTACACCAACTACCTCACGAGAAGTAATATTAGCGATTTCAAGACACTGTTTGAATTTCTTGCGGATTTACAGACAGATGAAACAGCAACAGTAGAGCGATTACAGCGGATGAATTCGGGGGAGAAAGCGTGA
- the ppcA gene encoding phosphoenolpyruvate carboxylase — protein MVQIPRTMSTQHPDNATPPFFAEGPVTEGEDEIQEAYYIYSHLGCDEQMWDFEGKEGDAYAVKKLLSRYDDYFESNILGKDHRLTIRGPNPDVEISEAKILLEILDSIPRSYDAAKLFYEDAGIDPTPPIFEVIIPMVTNATQLDLVHDYYQEQVVGQADHTLADGRTVSDWVGEFMPEEISVIPLIEDRESMLSAHEIVEQYIEGRDVDHQRVFLARSDPAMNYGSLAADLINKVSLQRLYQMAMTTDTEIHPIFGAGSVPFRGNLSPHTAHDIAAAYPEVETFTIQSAFKYDYPISETREGIEALHSADLGRRPPRIDEDRALDVIDDTAEHYSRQVKSIEPLVNRLAENIPSRRSRKLHVGLFGYSREVGESSLPRAITFTATLYSVGFPPSIMGLSGLSDDDLDFVEEVFPQFFPNLERALQYYNPRSLEVVDIPEEDVEAALDLVDYDPDPEHQSATDAVIDGLTASSDHKIENDIVEAARIRRFLG, from the coding sequence ATGGTACAAATACCACGGACTATGAGTACCCAACATCCTGACAACGCAACTCCGCCATTTTTTGCTGAGGGGCCTGTCACTGAAGGGGAAGATGAAATTCAGGAAGCTTACTATATCTACTCACATTTGGGATGTGACGAACAGATGTGGGATTTTGAAGGGAAAGAGGGAGACGCTTATGCGGTCAAAAAGCTCCTGTCCCGATATGATGACTATTTTGAGTCAAATATTCTCGGTAAAGATCACCGGTTGACGATCCGGGGACCAAATCCCGATGTTGAAATATCCGAGGCGAAGATTTTACTCGAGATTTTGGATAGTATCCCTCGTTCATACGATGCGGCTAAACTGTTCTATGAGGATGCTGGGATTGATCCGACGCCTCCAATCTTTGAGGTTATCATTCCAATGGTCACAAACGCTACGCAACTTGACTTGGTCCACGACTATTATCAGGAGCAAGTTGTTGGACAGGCAGACCACACATTGGCTGATGGCCGGACTGTCTCTGATTGGGTGGGCGAGTTTATGCCTGAGGAAATCTCTGTGATACCTCTGATTGAAGATCGAGAGAGTATGCTATCAGCTCATGAAATTGTTGAACAGTATATCGAAGGCCGTGATGTCGATCACCAACGTGTATTCCTTGCCCGTTCAGACCCAGCGATGAACTATGGCTCACTGGCAGCTGATCTTATCAATAAGGTCTCGCTTCAGCGCCTCTATCAGATGGCTATGACGACAGACACTGAAATTCACCCAATATTTGGTGCTGGCTCTGTCCCATTCCGCGGTAACCTCTCTCCACATACTGCACATGACATCGCGGCGGCGTATCCAGAGGTTGAGACGTTCACCATCCAGTCTGCATTTAAGTACGATTATCCTATCTCTGAAACACGAGAAGGGATTGAAGCTCTTCACTCTGCAGACCTTGGTCGACGCCCTCCTCGAATCGATGAGGACCGGGCACTTGATGTTATTGATGATACGGCCGAGCATTACTCACGACAAGTAAAATCCATTGAGCCGCTTGTCAATCGTCTTGCTGAAAATATTCCAAGCCGACGATCCCGAAAGCTTCACGTTGGTTTGTTTGGATACTCCCGAGAAGTTGGGGAAAGTTCACTTCCTCGCGCGATCACGTTCACTGCAACATTATATAGTGTTGGTTTTCCGCCATCTATCATGGGTCTTTCTGGACTCTCTGACGATGATCTTGATTTTGTCGAAGAAGTGTTCCCACAGTTCTTCCCGAACTTAGAACGTGCTCTGCAATATTACAATCCACGTTCGCTTGAAGTGGTCGACATCCCAGAGGAAGATGTCGAAGCTGCGCTTGATCTCGTTGATTATGATCCTGATCCTGAACATCAGAGTGCCACCGATGCTGTTATCGATGGACTAACCGCAAGCAGCGATCATAAAATTGAGAACGATATTGTTGAAGCGGCCCGTATTCGTCGGTTCCTCGGCTAG
- a CDS encoding 2-isopropylmalate synthase, producing the protein MKFTGKSPEHHDFSFESLVESSDEVTYNVLDTTLRDGEQAPGVSLSPDEKAEIARKLDETGVDIIEAGSACTGEGERRAIRRVTELNLDARVTSFARGIKSDIDLALDAGVDGVELVVPASDRHIEKKIRSSREETVAKTEELVDYAKDHGLWVEVIGEDGSRSDFSFLEELMGAAYSAGADQICFADTVGHAGPEETYRAVSRLAEIGPTSTHTHDDLGLAMTNALASLAAGADTVHATVNGIGERAGNVALEEMAITLDHVYDTQVVETEMLYELGRTVSQATGIGLAPNKAVLGENAFTHESGIHTDGTLKDEAMYEPYPPEKVGRERRMVAGKHTGRAGARAALEEHGWNVTDEELDEIVSQVKELGDRGKRVTDVDLLQIAEEVTAEKHERRVELLDITAASGGGTPTASVRLSVNGEELVASGTGTGPVDAAVSAARQALGEGTATLESYHVDAITGGTDAVVTVEVEMSRGDQSVTVAKSDTDITVASVEAMVRALDRLLATADDPTLTVADD; encoded by the coding sequence GTGAAATTCACGGGTAAAAGCCCAGAACATCACGACTTTTCCTTCGAATCATTAGTCGAATCGAGCGACGAAGTCACATACAACGTTCTTGATACAACGCTGCGGGACGGTGAACAAGCCCCAGGTGTATCATTATCACCAGATGAAAAGGCTGAGATTGCGCGAAAGCTGGATGAAACAGGCGTTGATATTATTGAAGCTGGGTCTGCATGTACTGGTGAAGGGGAACGGCGAGCAATTCGTCGCGTGACTGAGTTGAACTTAGATGCCCGAGTAACAAGTTTTGCTCGGGGAATTAAATCAGATATTGATCTGGCACTTGACGCAGGAGTTGATGGTGTAGAACTTGTTGTCCCAGCAAGTGACCGACATATAGAGAAAAAAATCAGGTCAAGCCGCGAAGAAACAGTCGCCAAAACTGAGGAGCTAGTCGACTATGCGAAAGATCATGGATTGTGGGTTGAAGTCATAGGGGAAGATGGATCTAGATCAGACTTCTCGTTTTTAGAGGAGTTGATGGGCGCCGCGTACAGTGCTGGGGCTGACCAAATTTGCTTCGCTGACACGGTTGGGCATGCTGGCCCAGAAGAAACATACAGGGCAGTGTCACGGCTGGCTGAGATTGGGCCAACAAGCACACATACACACGATGACCTTGGCCTTGCGATGACGAACGCCTTGGCGTCATTAGCCGCCGGGGCAGACACAGTACATGCAACAGTCAATGGAATTGGCGAACGCGCAGGAAATGTGGCACTGGAAGAGATGGCAATAACGCTTGATCACGTGTATGACACGCAGGTAGTTGAAACCGAGATGTTGTATGAACTGGGACGAACAGTCAGTCAAGCGACTGGCATCGGATTGGCTCCGAACAAGGCTGTCCTCGGTGAGAACGCCTTTACACATGAGTCAGGCATCCACACTGATGGAACACTCAAAGACGAAGCGATGTACGAACCTTATCCACCTGAAAAGGTTGGACGAGAACGCCGTATGGTCGCTGGTAAACACACAGGACGGGCTGGAGCTCGAGCGGCACTGGAGGAACATGGGTGGAATGTCACCGATGAAGAACTTGATGAGATTGTAAGCCAAGTCAAAGAGTTAGGTGACCGAGGTAAGCGCGTAACCGATGTCGACTTACTTCAGATTGCAGAAGAGGTCACTGCCGAAAAACACGAACGCCGTGTTGAGTTGCTTGATATCACGGCTGCCAGTGGCGGCGGTACACCAACGGCAAGTGTTCGGCTTTCGGTTAATGGTGAAGAGCTTGTTGCGTCTGGTACAGGAACTGGTCCAGTCGATGCAGCGGTTTCAGCAGCCAGGCAAGCACTTGGAGAAGGAACTGCAACGCTTGAGTCATATCATGTCGATGCTATTACAGGAGGGACAGATGCAGTCGTCACTGTAGAAGTAGAGATGTCACGTGGAGATCAGTCAGTGACCGTGGCAAAAAGCGATACAGATATTACAGTCGCTAGTGTGGAAGCAATGGTTCGGGCACTTGATCGATTATTAGCCACTGCCGATGATCCGACATTGACAGTAGCTGACGACTGA
- a CDS encoding DUF192 domain-containing protein has product MKLQHKSKEGEKISLATDVEIANTFLKKAIGLMGKKDLPEGYALMFRFNKTKPRTIHMIGVRTALDVLWVEDGTVNAVKTLPPWTGIGREAADMVIELPPQTATAVMPGDQITVEE; this is encoded by the coding sequence GTGAAATTACAACACAAATCGAAAGAAGGTGAGAAAATATCACTTGCCACTGATGTGGAGATAGCAAATACATTTTTGAAAAAAGCAATCGGACTAATGGGAAAGAAAGATCTGCCAGAAGGCTACGCGCTCATGTTTCGGTTTAACAAGACAAAGCCTCGAACAATACACATGATCGGAGTGCGGACAGCACTTGATGTTCTTTGGGTTGAAGATGGCACAGTAAATGCGGTAAAGACACTGCCACCATGGACCGGGATTGGGAGAGAAGCTGCAGACATGGTCATTGAGTTACCTCCGCAGACAGCCACAGCTGTTATGCCAGGGGATCAGATTACTGTAGAAGAATAA
- a CDS encoding zinc ribbon domain-containing protein has translation MVARARFCRRIQPVLEDGCGISVEEASEAGTSSQCPRCAEKRHVSRNGDVFQCDSCSC, from the coding sequence ATGGTGGCGCGCGCTCGTTTCTGTCGCAGGATACAACCCGTGCTTGAAGATGGGTGTGGAATCAGCGTTGAAGAAGCATCAGAAGCAGGCACGTCCAGTCAGTGCCCACGGTGCGCTGAAAAGAGACACGTCTCGCGCAACGGCGATGTGTTCCAGTGCGACTCGTGTAGCTGTTGA
- a CDS encoding DUF5800 family protein has protein sequence MTSLSFDEEGVDVVYEGIDFRLEKELIEEATQKSYTEVTDHEVLKMIEENPHLSGEPRRVGDILNR, from the coding sequence ATGACATCATTATCATTCGATGAAGAAGGGGTAGATGTTGTCTACGAAGGAATTGACTTTCGGCTAGAAAAAGAGCTTATCGAGGAGGCAACACAAAAATCATACACAGAAGTTACAGATCACGAAGTGCTAAAAATGATCGAAGAGAATCCTCATCTATCCGGCGAGCCACGGCGTGTAGGTGACATACTAAATAGATAG
- a CDS encoding redox-regulated ATPase YchF, producing the protein MITVALAGKPSAGKSTFFEAVTRDDVDVANYPFTTIDANRGVAHVRTECPCTDLSERCNSDQCINGKRYVPIELIDVAGLVPGAHEGKGLGNQFLDELTNADVIINVIDAAGATNASGEPDEIGSYDPIDEIDFIQTELVEWMTDILDRNWETVERQSRSPDFSIDDAITELLTGLGATEADVARCLRAIAYPDDPREWDRETLHALGAEVQKRTKPILIAANKIDIAPQDYIERLLDLDRQVVPTTAEGELALRRARENNIISYDPGDSAFTISSEINQQQQKALDDLSELIDKHNGTGVQRALNAAVYDILDQVTVYPVENASRWTDGQGNVLPDAHLLRSGSTPRDLAYAIHSDIGDGYLHAVDARENRDISDEYELSEGDVIQIVSTA; encoded by the coding sequence ATGATTACTGTTGCTCTTGCTGGTAAACCCAGTGCTGGGAAATCAACCTTCTTCGAGGCTGTCACTCGGGATGATGTTGATGTAGCCAATTACCCATTTACAACAATTGATGCCAATCGTGGAGTTGCTCACGTCCGGACTGAGTGTCCATGTACTGATCTTTCTGAACGCTGCAATAGCGACCAGTGTATTAATGGTAAACGCTATGTCCCAATTGAGTTGATTGACGTTGCCGGATTAGTCCCGGGGGCACATGAAGGGAAAGGGCTTGGCAATCAGTTTCTTGATGAACTAACGAATGCAGATGTGATCATCAATGTTATCGATGCTGCTGGCGCAACAAACGCATCTGGAGAACCAGATGAAATTGGCAGTTATGATCCAATTGATGAAATCGACTTCATCCAAACAGAACTTGTCGAATGGATGACTGACATCCTTGACCGGAACTGGGAAACTGTCGAACGACAATCTCGCTCTCCCGATTTCTCTATTGATGATGCAATCACTGAACTCCTTACCGGACTAGGCGCAACAGAAGCGGATGTTGCTCGTTGTTTACGTGCGATTGCGTATCCGGATGACCCTCGTGAATGGGATCGAGAAACGCTTCATGCACTCGGAGCAGAGGTTCAGAAACGAACTAAGCCTATTCTCATTGCTGCAAATAAAATCGATATTGCCCCACAAGACTATATTGAACGTCTACTTGATCTTGACCGTCAAGTTGTCCCAACAACTGCTGAAGGTGAGCTTGCCCTCAGGCGCGCGCGCGAGAACAACATCATTTCGTATGATCCCGGTGATTCAGCATTTACTATTTCCTCTGAAATTAACCAACAACAACAAAAAGCGCTAGACGATTTGTCTGAACTCATCGATAAGCATAACGGAACCGGTGTTCAGCGTGCGCTCAACGCGGCTGTGTACGATATTCTTGATCAAGTAACCGTATATCCTGTTGAAAACGCATCACGGTGGACTGACGGACAAGGAAATGTCTTACCTGACGCTCACTTGCTCCGGTCTGGGTCAACGCCCCGAGACTTGGCTTATGCTATTCACAGTGACATTGGAGATGGATACTTGCATGCGGTTGATGCTCGAGAAAATCGAGACATCAGTGATGAATACGAGCTATCAGAAGGCGATGTAATACAAATTGTTAGTACCGCGTGA
- a CDS encoding pyridoxal phosphate-dependent aminotransferase, which produces MAGFSDRVEQVSISGIREVFEAASDDAINLGLGQPDFPTPEHAREAALQAIKEKKVDGYTSNKGTQSLRKAIAGRYQEDRNLTIDPEQIIATSGGSEALHLALEAHVSAGEEVLIPDPGFVSYSALTKLAGGNPVPVELQDDLTLDPSTVEERITEDTAAFIVNSPANPTGAVQTKEDMKEFARIADEYDVLCLSDEVYEYIVFEGEHCSPLKFSESDNVVVVSACSKTYSMTGWRLGWVLGSERRIERMLRVHQYAQACASAPAQYAAEGALSGPQDPVDEMVEAFEQRRNVLLDGLEDMGLETPTPKGAFYAMPNVPEGWVDAVLESGVIVVPGDAFGENGTGSARISYATGIEDLKSAIETMRSVTNDFQ; this is translated from the coding sequence ATGGCAGGATTTTCAGATCGCGTCGAGCAAGTTTCAATCAGCGGAATCCGAGAAGTATTCGAGGCAGCGAGCGACGATGCAATTAATCTGGGACTTGGACAACCGGATTTTCCTACACCAGAACACGCTAGAGAAGCAGCCTTACAGGCAATAAAAGAGAAGAAAGTAGACGGATATACCTCAAATAAAGGAACACAATCACTTCGGAAAGCAATCGCCGGACGGTATCAAGAAGATCGGAATCTAACGATTGATCCAGAGCAAATTATTGCTACATCCGGTGGCAGCGAAGCACTACATCTTGCTCTTGAAGCACACGTGAGCGCTGGAGAAGAAGTGTTGATCCCTGACCCAGGGTTTGTATCATACAGTGCACTAACGAAACTTGCTGGCGGTAATCCTGTTCCGGTAGAATTACAGGATGACCTCACGCTTGATCCATCCACGGTTGAGGAGCGAATTACGGAGGACACAGCTGCGTTCATTGTTAATAGTCCGGCTAATCCAACTGGGGCCGTGCAGACAAAGGAAGACATGAAAGAATTCGCCCGAATCGCAGACGAGTATGACGTTCTCTGCCTTTCAGATGAAGTATATGAATATATTGTTTTCGAAGGAGAACACTGCTCACCACTGAAGTTTTCGGAATCAGACAATGTCGTAGTAGTTTCAGCGTGTTCAAAAACATACTCAATGACAGGTTGGCGTCTTGGATGGGTGCTTGGATCAGAACGTCGGATTGAGCGTATGCTTCGAGTACACCAATACGCACAGGCATGTGCAAGTGCCCCAGCGCAGTATGCGGCTGAAGGAGCACTATCAGGCCCGCAAGACCCGGTTGATGAAATGGTTGAGGCGTTCGAGCAACGGAGAAACGTTTTGCTTGATGGACTCGAAGATATGGGGCTTGAAACGCCAACACCAAAAGGAGCTTTCTATGCAATGCCTAATGTCCCAGAAGGATGGGTTGATGCAGTACTGGAAAGCGGCGTTATTGTAGTTCCAGGTGACGCATTCGGAGAAAATGGAACTGGCTCGGCCCGAATTTCATATGCAACTGGAATAGAGGATCTAAAATCAGCAATTGAAACTATGCGGTCAGTAACAAACGACTTTCAGTAG